A stretch of the Lolium perenne isolate Kyuss_39 chromosome 3, Kyuss_2.0, whole genome shotgun sequence genome encodes the following:
- the LOC127343169 gene encoding uncharacterized protein, with translation MNAGNPDIRPSEGEVRGAWKCLMEGSASSDRYMERCALATELAQVLDTVRQLEAQMGAKGVAEDGGERCRALVSSMRSSVDRSIHIAMSSCCVSGAPGSPPSAEGSPRSGGSDQGADSRCRGANATGQCKKRKALPKWSTQVRVNTVQDVGPLDDGFSWRKYGQKDILGAKYPRAYFRCTYRHTQSCHASKQVQRADGDPLLFDVVYHGNHTCAQCNSLQRPPRLAASGEQWQTQPAGAGGQELSSIISVGLKAEGVAKGLLDTPFSFQSKPAGAADIGGGGATNSDFPAGCALAASPFVSPATSEHQVVRNVPDVELTSTTDSQMADMEFMLQLADADFLDNSRYF, from the exons ATGAACGCCGGCAACCCTGACATACGGCCGAGCGAGGGAGAGGTACGAGGTGCGTGGAAGTGTTTGATGGAGGGGTCGGCGTCGTCGGACAGGTACATGGAGAGGTGCGCCCTGGCCACGGAGCTGGCGCAGGTGCTCGACACGGTGAGGCAGCTGGAGGCGCAGATGGGCGCGAAGGGCGTCGCCGAAGACGGAGGGGAGCGGTGCCGGGCGCTGGTGTCCAGCATGCGCTCCTCCGTCGATAGGTCCATCCACATCGCCATGTCCTCGTGCTGCGTCTCTGGTGCTCCGGGGTCGCCGCCGTCCGCCGAGGGAAGTCCCCGCAGCGGCGGATCCGACCAGGGTGCCGACTCCCGGTGCCGCGGCGCCAATGCGACTGGGCAATGCAAGAAGAG AAAAGCGTTGCCCAAGTGGAGCACGCAGGTGAGGGTGAACACCGTCCAGGACGTCGGCCCCCTCGACGACGGCTTCAGCTGGAGGAAGTACGGCCAGAAGGACATCCTCGGCGCCAAATACCCAAG AGCCTACTTCCGATGCACGTACCGGCACACCCAGAGCTGCCACGCGAGCAAGCAGGTGCAGCGCGCCGACGGCGACCCGCTGCTCTTCGACGTCGTCTACCACGGGAACCACACGTGCGCGCAGTGCAACAGCCTGCAGAGGCCGCCGCGGCTCGCAGCAAGCGGAGAACAATGGCAGACGCAGCCTGCAGGCGCTGGCGGGCAGGAGCTGAGCTCCATCATCTCGGTAGGACTGAAGGCCGAGGGGGTCGCCAAGGGGTTGTTGGACACTCCGTTCTCGTTCCAGTCCAAGCCAGCAGGCGCCGCCgacatcggcggcggcggcgcgacgaACAGCGACTTCCCAGCTGGCTGCGCCCTCGCTGCATCCCCCTTCGTGTCCCCGGCGACGTCAGAGCACCAGGTTGTCAGGAACGTGCCCGACGTGGAGCTCACCTCCACGACGGACTCCCAGATGGCGGACATGGAGTTCATGCTGCAGCTAGCCGACGCCGATTTCTTGGATAATTCGCGCTATTTCTAA